The following proteins are co-located in the Mesorhizobium sp. M1E.F.Ca.ET.045.02.1.1 genome:
- a CDS encoding efflux RND transporter periplasmic adaptor subunit has translation MAFSSTVFAQDQQLPVVTVAKPVVREIVEDDEFVGRFDAVDQVAIRSRVSGYLDKVSFQDGALVNKGDLLFTIDQRPYQAAYDAAKSQVDVAKSLLEFSKMQLDRADELARTGNISTATVDDRRREYLSAQAQMQGATAALTTASLNMEFTEIKAPLSGRIDRRLVSVGNLVQPDSTLLTTIVTRDPIDFYFDVDERLYFSYARDAKARGGSMQEGAGGLDVEVRVADRAEAVFKGRLDFAENRIDNATGTMRVRAKFPNADGILQPGMFGRINVPGSLPHSGVLVPDEAIGADQDRRIVFLVDEAGMVSAKPVRTGPLLDGYRVIRSGLTGSETIIVNGLMHARPGTKVKVEMVTLPPKTETAGLQQ, from the coding sequence ATGGCGTTCAGCAGCACTGTGTTTGCGCAGGACCAGCAGCTACCCGTGGTTACGGTGGCCAAGCCGGTGGTGCGTGAAATCGTCGAAGACGACGAGTTCGTCGGGCGCTTCGACGCCGTCGACCAGGTCGCCATCCGTTCGCGCGTCAGCGGTTATCTTGACAAGGTCAGCTTCCAGGACGGCGCACTGGTCAACAAGGGCGACCTGCTCTTCACCATCGACCAGCGTCCGTACCAGGCGGCTTATGATGCCGCCAAATCGCAAGTGGACGTCGCCAAGAGTCTGCTCGAATTCTCCAAGATGCAGCTGGATCGCGCCGACGAACTCGCCAGGACCGGCAATATCTCAACAGCGACGGTCGACGACCGCCGCCGGGAATACCTTTCGGCGCAGGCGCAGATGCAGGGCGCGACGGCTGCGCTGACGACGGCCAGCCTGAACATGGAATTCACCGAGATCAAGGCGCCCTTGTCCGGCCGCATCGACCGCCGGCTGGTGTCGGTCGGCAACCTCGTGCAGCCGGATTCCACCTTGCTGACGACCATTGTCACGCGCGATCCGATCGACTTCTATTTCGACGTCGATGAGCGCCTGTATTTCAGCTACGCCCGCGACGCGAAGGCGCGTGGCGGCAGCATGCAGGAAGGCGCCGGCGGGCTCGATGTGGAGGTTCGTGTCGCCGACCGCGCGGAGGCGGTGTTCAAAGGCAGGCTCGATTTTGCCGAGAACCGGATCGACAACGCGACCGGCACCATGCGGGTGCGTGCGAAGTTTCCCAACGCCGACGGCATTCTCCAGCCAGGCATGTTCGGGCGCATCAACGTGCCGGGGTCGCTGCCGCATAGCGGCGTGCTGGTGCCCGACGAAGCGATCGGCGCCGATCAGGATCGCCGCATCGTGTTCTTGGTGGATGAGGCCGGGATGGTGTCGGCGAAGCCCGTGCGCACCGGCCCGCTTCTCGACGGCTACCGGGTGATCCGCTCGGGCCTGACCGGCAGCGAGACGATCATCGTCAACGGGCTGATGCACGCCAGGCCCGGCACCAAAGTGAAGGTCGAGATGGTGACGTTGCCGCCCAAGACCGAGACCGCCGGGTTGCAGCAATGA
- a CDS encoding multidrug efflux RND transporter permease subunit has protein sequence MRFAHFFVDRPIFASVVSIVLLILGGIAYTQLPVAQYPEIAPPTIVVRAQYPGADAETVAATVATPIEQEINGVEGMLYMSSYSSGDGAMALTITFKLGTDLDKAQVLVQNRVSVAEPRLPEEARRLGITTTKSSPDLMMVVHMLSPDNTYDQLYVSNYARSRVRDILLRLDGIGDLIIFGEREYSLRIWLDPEKLSALGMTSGDVVQALRDQNVQVSGGSIGAPPTGTGTAFQYTVTTQGRFNDARDFRYVIVKSTDDGRLISLQDVARIELGAKDYVTNSYLNGKPAVALAIFQRPGTNALAAAAEIQDKMKELSRDFPKGLSYDIVYNPTEFVAESIHEVYKTILEAMLLVIIVIIVFLQSWRMAIVPIVAIPVSLIGTLAVLYAAGFSLNMLTLFGLVLAIGIVVDDAIVVVENVERNIANGLAPNPASHLTMDEVGTAVIAISLVLIAVFVPTAFIPGISGQFYLQFAITIAVSTAISAFNSLTLSPALAALLFKPHHAAAAPPRFFLARFGRALADGFNRGFDRVAHWYSSIIRVLVGSWMTIAAMLAVFAALIYATVYMVQTVPRGFIPSLDQGYAIVVVQLPDGASLSRTDAVIQQASQIIQKTPGVDYAVAFAGFSGATFTNASNQGVIFARFKPFDERLKAGQSATKVIGNLFGSLQSIKEAFIIALPPPPIRGVGNAGGFKLQIQERNSADMRQILALAYEIAGKANKTPGLTGVFTTFSASSPQFFLAIDRDKARILNVPIPNIFETLSINLGTAYVNDFNAFGRVYQVRAQADQAFRLDRADILKLKVRSATGALVPLGTLIEIRDVTGPALVQRYNMYVSVPLQGNAAPGVSTGHALALMEGITAKTLPAGTSYEWTELAYQERNTGNAAVYIFGLSVLFVFLALAAQYESWVLPFAIVLVVPLGVLAALLGVTFRGLDNNILVQIGLIVLIGLAAKNAILIVEFARQAQERGLSAAEAAVEACRLRLRPILMTAFSFILGVVPLMIATGPGAEMRQSLGTAVFSGMLGVTFVGLFLTPVFYVTLRSLFSRRKPRAEAGPSGPAEAPSETAAE, from the coding sequence ATGAGGTTCGCACATTTCTTCGTCGACCGCCCAATCTTCGCATCGGTCGTTTCGATCGTCCTGCTGATCCTCGGCGGGATTGCCTATACCCAGCTGCCGGTTGCGCAATATCCCGAGATCGCGCCACCGACCATCGTCGTTCGCGCGCAGTATCCGGGCGCCGATGCCGAGACAGTCGCGGCGACCGTGGCAACGCCGATCGAGCAGGAGATCAACGGAGTCGAGGGCATGCTCTACATGTCGTCCTATTCTTCGGGCGACGGGGCGATGGCGCTGACCATCACCTTCAAGCTGGGCACCGATCTCGACAAGGCGCAAGTGCTGGTGCAGAACCGCGTGTCGGTCGCCGAGCCGCGCCTGCCCGAAGAAGCCCGCCGCCTCGGCATCACCACCACCAAGAGCTCGCCCGACCTGATGATGGTCGTGCACATGCTGTCGCCCGACAATACCTACGACCAGCTCTACGTCTCGAACTACGCCCGCTCGCGGGTGCGCGACATACTGCTCAGGCTCGACGGCATCGGCGACCTCATCATCTTCGGCGAACGCGAATATTCGCTGCGCATCTGGCTCGATCCGGAAAAACTGTCCGCCCTGGGGATGACCTCGGGCGATGTGGTGCAGGCGCTGCGCGACCAGAACGTCCAGGTGTCGGGCGGCTCGATCGGCGCGCCGCCGACCGGCACTGGCACGGCGTTTCAGTACACGGTCACCACGCAAGGCCGCTTCAACGACGCACGCGACTTCCGATACGTGATCGTCAAATCGACCGACGACGGCCGCCTGATCTCGCTGCAGGACGTGGCGCGCATCGAGCTCGGCGCCAAGGACTACGTCACCAACTCCTATCTCAACGGCAAACCGGCGGTGGCGCTCGCCATCTTCCAGCGGCCGGGCACCAATGCGCTCGCCGCAGCCGCGGAGATCCAGGACAAGATGAAGGAGCTCTCCCGCGACTTCCCGAAGGGGCTGAGCTACGACATCGTCTACAATCCGACCGAGTTCGTCGCCGAGTCGATCCATGAGGTCTACAAGACGATCCTCGAGGCGATGCTGCTGGTCATCATCGTCATCATCGTCTTCCTGCAATCGTGGCGCATGGCGATCGTGCCGATCGTGGCGATCCCCGTGTCGCTGATCGGAACGCTGGCTGTGCTTTACGCCGCCGGCTTCTCGCTCAACATGCTGACGCTGTTCGGCCTCGTTCTGGCGATCGGCATCGTCGTCGACGATGCGATCGTCGTGGTCGAGAACGTCGAGCGCAATATCGCCAATGGGCTGGCGCCCAATCCGGCGTCGCACCTGACCATGGACGAAGTCGGAACGGCCGTCATCGCGATCTCGCTGGTCCTGATAGCCGTGTTCGTACCGACAGCCTTCATCCCCGGCATTTCTGGGCAGTTCTACCTGCAGTTTGCGATCACCATCGCGGTGTCGACGGCGATCTCGGCATTCAATTCGCTGACGCTTTCGCCGGCGCTGGCCGCACTGCTGTTCAAGCCGCACCACGCCGCGGCGGCGCCGCCGCGCTTTTTCCTGGCGCGGTTCGGACGGGCGCTCGCCGACGGCTTCAATCGCGGCTTCGACAGGGTCGCCCATTGGTATTCGAGCATCATTCGCGTGCTGGTCGGCTCGTGGATGACGATCGCCGCCATGCTGGCCGTTTTCGCGGCCCTCATCTACGCCACCGTCTACATGGTGCAGACGGTGCCGCGCGGTTTCATTCCGTCGCTCGACCAGGGCTATGCGATCGTCGTCGTCCAGCTGCCGGACGGCGCCTCGCTGTCGAGGACCGATGCGGTCATCCAGCAGGCGTCGCAGATCATCCAGAAAACGCCAGGCGTCGACTACGCAGTCGCCTTCGCCGGCTTCTCCGGCGCGACCTTCACCAACGCCAGCAACCAGGGCGTGATCTTCGCCAGATTCAAGCCGTTCGACGAGCGGCTGAAGGCCGGCCAGTCGGCGACCAAGGTCATCGGCAATCTGTTCGGCAGCCTGCAAAGCATCAAGGAAGCCTTCATTATCGCACTGCCGCCGCCGCCGATCCGCGGCGTCGGCAATGCCGGTGGTTTCAAGCTGCAGATCCAGGAGCGCAACAGCGCTGACATGCGGCAGATCCTGGCGCTTGCCTACGAAATCGCCGGCAAGGCCAACAAGACACCGGGGCTGACGGGCGTGTTCACCACGTTCTCCGCGTCGAGCCCGCAATTCTTCCTGGCGATCGATCGCGACAAGGCGCGCATCCTGAACGTGCCGATCCCCAACATCTTTGAGACGCTGTCGATCAATTTGGGCACCGCCTACGTCAACGACTTCAACGCTTTCGGGCGCGTCTACCAGGTGCGGGCGCAGGCCGACCAGGCGTTCCGCCTCGATCGCGCCGACATCTTGAAACTGAAGGTGCGCTCGGCGACCGGCGCGCTGGTTCCGCTCGGCACGTTGATCGAGATCCGCGACGTCACCGGCCCGGCGCTGGTCCAGCGCTACAACATGTACGTCTCGGTGCCGCTGCAGGGCAACGCCGCGCCCGGCGTTTCCACGGGCCACGCGCTGGCATTGATGGAAGGGATCACGGCAAAGACGCTGCCGGCGGGTACCTCCTATGAATGGACCGAGCTCGCCTATCAGGAGCGCAACACCGGCAATGCCGCTGTCTATATCTTCGGGCTGTCGGTGCTGTTCGTGTTCCTGGCGCTGGCGGCGCAATATGAAAGCTGGGTGCTGCCGTTCGCCATTGTGCTGGTGGTGCCGCTCGGCGTGCTCGCGGCGTTGCTGGGCGTGACTTTCCGAGGGCTGGACAACAACATCCTCGTGCAGATCGGCCTCATCGTGCTGATCGGGCTTGCCGCCAAGAACGCGATCCTGATCGTCGAATTCGCGCGGCAGGCGCAGGAACGCGGCCTGTCGGCCGCCGAGGCTGCCGTCGAAGCCTGCCGGCTCAGGCTGCGGCCGATCCTGATGACCGCCTTCTCGTTCATCCTCGGCGTCGTGCCGCTGATGATCGCAACGGGGCCGGGCGCAGAAATGCGCCAGTCGCTCGGCACCGCGGTGTTCTCCGGCATGCTCGGCGTCACCTTCGTCGGCCTGTTCCTGACGCCGGTGTTCTACGTCACGCTCAGGTCGCTGTTTTCACGGCGCAAACCCCGTGCCGAGGCCGGGCCTTCGGGGCCGGCAGAGGCGCCATCGGAGACGGCTGCCGAGTAG